Below is a window of Pirellulales bacterium DNA.
CGCTACGAAACCGTGAAACCCCGATTGTCGAGCGACGGTGCCCAATCGTCAATCGGGCGTCCCGCCGCGGCGTCGCGGTGGTCGCCGGCCCGCTAATAGACCGATTTCAGATCGATCACCTCGCCGCCGGCGCGGGTCACCAGGGCGACGAACGTCAGCAGGTCGATTTGCTCGTAGAGAAAGTGGACGCTGCCGTCGGCGAACAGGGTGTGCGCGCCGCCCGGGTGAAAGCTGTAAACCTCGCTGTCGTTGGTGCAATTGATCACGCAGGGGCCGCCCACCAGCACGCCGTCGGCCTGCGTGCCGGAAATGCTGAAGCCACAATTCGGGTCGGCCCAGCCCACGCCGTCGGGCGGCGATCGGTCTTGCAGTTGGCCCTTGATCCACAACTGCGGCCGGCCAGCGCATTCGGCGGTCGTAATGGTGTGCGAGGTGCCGTCGGTGATCTCGGCAAACCGCGTTTCGACCCAGCGCGTCATCGCGGCGGCCCGGTTCGACGGCGGCATGATGCCCGTGGCATCGAAGAAGTCTTGCTTTACCTCGTTCACGGCGCCCAGATCGCCGACCGCGTCGCCGGTGAAGTTGTTGGACCGCCGCGACGAGGGGGCCGACGGACAACGGTACAGCGCCACCGTCGTTTGCACCACGGTGCGATTCTCGGCCGCGCGCCAATCGCGATCCCAGCGATATTGCGTGGCTAACTGCGATTGCTCGCAAAAGGGCAAGCCGGCCGGGGTCCACGAGTGTAAGACGTTCTTGTCCTGGCCGTTGATGTTGGTGACGTACTGGATTCGGCTCGGCGGCAGGGCTCCCCAGGTGAGCTCGTAGTTCAATAGCGCCAGGCCGATTTGTTTGAAGTTGTTCTTGCAGGCGCTGGCGTTTGCCGCCTCACGCGCCGCCTGCACGGCCGGGAGCAACAACGAGATCAATACGCCGATGATCGCGATCACCACCAGCAGTTCTACCAGCGTAAATCCTGCGCGCGCGCGTCGTTCGTCGGACATGGCCTTCCTCGCCTGATTCGGGATGTCGGCAACTGGCACGGCGGTCACCGGTGTCGTGGACTGCGATCGCTGAGCGCGGCATGCCTCAAGGTTCGATTTCCAGGTTGCCCAGGTCGTTGGTACCGGGCTGCACGGTGATTTCCCACGGCGTCGAGCCGGCGTGCAGATAACGCTTGGGCAACTGCTCGTCGCCCTCGTCTCGATCCTCGGCGTTCAGATACTCGCTGGCCCCTTCGGGCAGCACTTTCCAAGACACGGTGACGCGATAGGTGCCCGCCGGGGCGCCATCGTGCAGGCGAAACGTGCTGAGCTGGAACCCGCCCTCAGCATCCAGCTCGGCATGCGGCCGGGGATAAGGACTGTTGTCGACCGGATGAAAATAGATCACGGCCCCCGGCGTCGGCCGCCCCCGGTAAGTCACGTTTCCACGCACCGGATACAGATCGATCGGCGCGGTCGCGTTGTTCTCGCGGTTGCAGCCCACCGCCAAGGCGCAGCAGGCGAACGCAGCCCACCAACATCGATCGGTTGTTCGTGACCAATCAGGTGCCATAGCAATGAGAGCGGCCGGCAGAGCGCCGCCTTTGTGCAAGGAGCGCTCTGCCGGCGTTAAGGTCTTGCTAACCTCTCAGGTCCAGCACCTTTAGCCCGCGCGACGACGACGCGCGACCAGGGCCAGCACTGCGCCGCCCAGGCCCAGCAGTACGAAGCTGCTCGGCTCCGGTACCGGGTGCAGGACGGCGTTCGAGAATCCGAACGTGACCGTAACGTCGGTACCGTAGGGCACGGCACCCGGCGTGTTGCCAATCCACGCTTCGGGCGTGTCTTGCTGCGTGTGGTTCCCGCTGACGGCGTAATTGCGCTGCGCGGTCACAAAGCCCGAGGCCGCATCGTTCGTCAGGTTGGCGACGAACCAGTCGTCCGGGTCGTTGCCCATGCCTACGCGGCCTACGTATTCGATCTCGAGCAAGGCCGGGCTGGCCGAGTCGGTCTGGATATAGGTAGCGCCGCTTTCGATGCCGCCGATGCCGCCGCCGGCAAACGTGCCCGGACCAAAGCCATTGGTGGCATACAACCGGCCGTAGTCGGACTCGCCGGCTTCGCCGAAGACACCGATCGCGTCGAGGATGGTCCAGCCGATCTGGCCAGTGGGAACGTCGAGTCCGTCGTTGTCGACGTCCAGGTCGTCGTTCAGTACGGGCGCCGCGCCGACGAGCGGATTGACCTGGATGAGCATGGCGGTAAAGCCCGAGCCTTCGATGTCGGTGTTCTGACCCACGTGGCCGATGCTGCTGGTCGCGCCGCTGCCGTAGCCGTTGCCCGTATCGCGGTTGATATATGCATGGGCACCGTTGGGCAGCGTCTTCAGGCTTTCAGCCTTGGTCGGAGCCGAGGCGATGGCCGGCGTCGCGATATCGAAGGCGC
It encodes the following:
- a CDS encoding DUF1559 domain-containing protein, with product MSDERRARAGFTLVELLVVIAIIGVLISLLLPAVQAAREAANASACKNNFKQIGLALLNYELTWGALPPSRIQYVTNINGQDKNVLHSWTPAGLPFCEQSQLATQYRWDRDWRAAENRTVVQTTVALYRCPSAPSSRRSNNFTGDAVGDLGAVNEVKQDFFDATGIMPPSNRAAAMTRWVETRFAEITDGTSHTITTAECAGRPQLWIKGQLQDRSPPDGVGWADPNCGFSISGTQADGVLVGGPCVINCTNDSEVYSFHPGGAHTLFADGSVHFLYEQIDLLTFVALVTRAGGEVIDLKSVY
- a CDS encoding PEP-CTERM sorting domain-containing protein, whose amino-acid sequence is MQNFLKLFTGTVLGWVLLANSASAGPLISEIYFNPPGGNDAPATNALEYIELCGDANLALDDYYLIFLENENDSLNSGAPGEIENIFDLSGMSFGSNGFLVLGMRNTAYPSINGAFDIATPAIASAPTKAESLKTLPNGAHAYINRDTGNGYGSGATSSIGHVGQNTDIEGSGFTAMLIQVNPLVGAAPVLNDDLDVDNDGLDVPTGQIGWTILDAIGVFGEAGESDYGRLYATNGFGPGTFAGGGIGGIESGATYIQTDSASPALLEIEYVGRVGMGNDPDDWFVANLTNDAASGFVTAQRNYAVSGNHTQQDTPEAWIGNTPGAVPYGTDVTVTFGFSNAVLHPVPEPSSFVLLGLGGAVLALVARRRRAG